Part of the Spea bombifrons isolate aSpeBom1 chromosome 3, aSpeBom1.2.pri, whole genome shotgun sequence genome, ATGGTCAGTcgatgttgctgaaatgcctcaatatcgaggcatttagcaacacacacaaaaaaatcaggGGCCTTGTGTGATTGTCTCTGAGAGCTATCACAAGCACCATAGTGAGACGCATCATTTCACCCTCCTGAGAACTGTGAGCTATGCaggtcaataaataaaaatgtaataaaaaaaataagaccaGGGAACCAGGTAGttctattgtaaaataaataaataataaaacaaatgttgaCGCTGAATCATCCACAAAATTCTAATGGGATGTAAATAAGTTGAATTGGCGAGCTTGAAAGctgtcccaaataaaacatgaacgcaggatgaccagatttggaaaaaaaatttaaatagcaATATACCACTTGTACTCATTGCCCTAcaacttgtaaaaaaatataaaaacataaaaaaattagtATTTCAAAACCCAtataggacaaatattagaatatatttagcaggttttccATTaggttttgtagatgagtaaaatatttttcaaataaaagaaaaagtgtgattttattttcaccatattttctggaaagtctaaagaaagcccttctcgtccagtaaaaagaaacaatatacaatttgtgtaaatgagaaagaagaaaattatagctaaacacaaacacagcagaatcaacagccttggtcacgaagcgtacaaaattaaaaaaaacaactcagcCCTTAAGGGGCTAAATGTAAGATATCCTAGGAAATAAAACTGATTTTAGGATTTTAACTACAATGTTCaaaattggttttttttgccattgaaataaatacatttattttaatattacattttggttAATGGCTGAaaagattccataaaaaatcagccatttccagctacaataatcatttacaacattaaccccatctgcactggatttctgatccatttttttatgttattttaacgaACACAATTTGAAAATCAAGGGCCCATTACGTTTGAACTGTAGTGTACTTATAGAGGTTTGGTCGAATATGTCTATATTCGGAAAGCAAATCTGATACAGACTGTAGAAACAGCATGGTCACATCCTAATGGGTATATTACCTGATTGAAATAATAGATTTGCATTGTAActaaagccttttttttacagcagtGATATTTGAAACCACAAAGGTTTGGAGGTGAAGAAAGGCCTAAGAGCACATTgcatttttgccaaaaaaaaattgttgtaaAGACAGACTTTTTAATAGAATCTCTAAAAGAAAACCAAGATAATTCAATTACTCTTGCAATTGTCCGTCATTGTGGATTGAGTGTACTGattgttgttgaatggatcaaACGTTTGCCTTCCAAGCGCCCAATGAAAATATAGTCAGACCTTTCTTTCACTGCTCCACTACActgctttattttctttgtatctTTTATTTTCAAGACTATGTTAATGAAAATGATATGATTTTAGAACTATGTCAGCCTCAGGTTGAAAGGTACAAAAAGCTCCAAACTATACAgttataatatttacattattattagggctgcaacaactaatcgataaaatcgataataatcgataatgaaattcgttggcaacgaatttcattatcgattagttgaatcgattattatcgatttataaaatgagggttttttcagagctctgaaaaatccccctcattatataatccgtttagtctgactcaccgtctcacagcagcagctcctacttactccccctccctgtaatcactgtgacaactggccccgccccttccttctccaggccagaaccacatggctgtgacactcatctaactgtaagtatatgtatataccgtattggctcgaatataggccgcacttttttcccccactttaagtttttaaagtgggggtgcggcctatattcgggctctagcgcccgacgcccgggacatgcagtcccgggcgccgggcaggcagcggggttaagatacagatcccccgcagcggtgcaggggacctgcatccttctccccgatacgctcagacagcctcccctgccagcacttcccacggggggggggtgccggcacgggaggttatctaagcgttttacctctgcccccccctcctcgacttaccggagcagactcccgggtgtcttgcggggccggcgggagacatttacgcaatacgcgcatgcaacttccggtaccggaagttgcatacgcgtattggtccctcgccggccccgcaagacacccgggagtctgctccggtaagtcgaggaggggggggcagaggaggacagcgacagcggcagcgtatcgcggggagggaggacagcggcagcgtatcgcggggagggaggacagcggcagcgtatcgcggggagggaggacagcggcagcggatctcggggagggaggacagcggcagcggatctcggggagggaggacagcggcagcggatctcggggagggaggacagcggcagcggatctcggggagggaggacagtggcagcgtatcccggggagggaggacagtggcagcatatctcggggggggggacagagtggcagcatgttttttttggtgcttttttaaagaaaaaaaactttttctttaaaaaagcaccaaacttttagggtgcggcctatatacgggggcggcctatatccgagccaatacggtatatatatatatatatatatatatatatatataatgtgtatgtgtgtgtatatatatatatatatatatatatatatatatatatatatatgtatgtgtgtgtgtgtgtgtatatatatatatatatgtatatatatatatatatatatatatatatatatgtgtgtatatatgtatgtaatatatatatatatatatatatatttgggctactgaaagttaggggaggtgggggttaatttaggggcagttatggttagtggggtgtttagggttaatttaggggcagttatggttaattgggtgtttagggttaatttaggggcagttatgttaatagggtgtttagggttaatttaggagcagctgtggttaatggggtgtttggggttaatttaggggatgctgtggttaaggggtgttaagggttaatttaggggcagttatggttaatggggagtttagggttaatttaggggaatctaaatcctgggggcagtgaagtgacatatctgggggtataaggcatatacagtatataaggcatatgtggggagggcagtgtggcatgtctggggaggacggagtggtgtatcagggtgtataaggcatatctgggggtagagtggcatatctgggggtagagaagtggcatgtctgggaggcagggtggcatgtctggggaggatggagtggtgtttcagggggtatatcaggcgtatcaggcacagtggcatgtggggggtagagtggagtggcagatgtgggaggcagcgtggagtggcagatgtgggaggcagcgtggagtggcagatgtgggaggcagcgtggtgtggtatatgtgggaggcagcgtggagtgctgtggtaggcagcgtggcatatgtgggggggcagcatggcatgtctgggaggcagcgtagcaagcctgggctcaaatgtgcatatattggggggctggttgggaaataaagacaagaaatgtattatcaaagttttttttattctgctgtttgtatttaacatcatttgtttagtaaattattttaaataaatgaaaaatttacatccatttttttatccgattaatcgattaatcgaaaaaataatcggccaactaatcgattattaaaataatcgttagttgcagccctaattattATATAGTTGCCATCACATTCGCTTGGTTGGCCCTCTTTTATGTCTAATGTATGGTGGTTGGATAAATATTTATCAGATTTTTAGGAGTCTTAGGACGAAAAATTATGACCTTAGATTGATAGGGAGCGCCATGGGATTTGGCCATATTGGGGTAGAACTCTCAATGCTAACAAGAGAGACAAAGACCATTAAACTtctattaaataaatttaaataaataaataatatttaaagctaaataatttacattttttcacctCCGCTACACCTCACATAATTTGCAATGTTCTCGAGGAGCAGACATTATGCAAAACCTAAAACTAACTTACCCTTTTTTCATTTGCATCGGGATCTTAATAAAGTTGAGGATACAGAGTCGCGAGCATTCATAAAGTTAACATCCATCAAGAACCGGCCGTATGAATATAAGACAGccttggggaaaaaaacgaTTTTAGGATTCACGCCATGGTTTTCCAAGCTGCCATTTTTTTAACTACTATGCTCGGAATTGAAATTTCCATTGGAATAGccctaaatacatttattttaataacaagtTTGGGTTTGTGGCTGAAACACCGAAATTTGAAAACTATTGACCTAATCCTCGTATGTCTTGGAATGGCTCGATTTCTTCTACTGATCAGTGGTGCAGTAGGTGTTTCGTCTGTACTAGTTATTCATTGGCTTTATAGACTAAACgggtttcttaaaatatttttggcttTTGCAGACTTTGCTAACTTCTGCAGCCTCTGGTTTGGAACTTTGCTTTGTGTCTTCTACTGTGTGAAGATCACGAACTATAACCACAGGCTCTTCGTCCAGCTGAAGATGAGCATCTCCAGAATGATTCCCAGGCTCCTGTTGGTATCTGTCGCTTTTTCTTTTGTGTCTGCTCTGCCATTTGGATTGTATGTGTATGAAATGCCCTTCTACAACTCCACAAATATTACCGGCGATGCCAACGAACGACAGGATATTTTGGTGGTCAATTACGTCAAGGGCTCCTTGTTTTACTTAGCAGGAGCGGCGGTACCATTGACTATATTTTGTACCACAATGTACGTTCTAATCAGATCATTAAAGAGCCACCTTGATCATATGAACACTATGAATGCTGGCTTCAGGAACCCTAGGCTTAATGCCCATATAAATGCTATTAAAAGTATGCTGTGTTTCTTGTTCTTTTACCTTATCTCTTTTGTAGGTTCATGCTGCCTGAATCCAAGCATAAAATCCAGGAATAAAATATGGATATCTTTAAGTTACATTTGTTTGAGCTCCTATCCGAGCCTGCACTCTATTGCTTTGATATCGAGCCATAAGAGACTAAATCTGCCCATCCGGAGACTCCTTGGCTGggtagtaaaaaaatgtaaattctaaATCAGAATCCTGCGTTTGTAACTAACAATGGAGAGAGCTAGTTCAGTCTTTGAGTGAATAGATTAGATTCAAAAGATAACCATGGACTTTATAACAGAGTAACAGAGCAAACTACTATTGTCCAATAAATAGTCTATTAAGATGTAGCTAGCAATTTGAGAATTTAAgtggcatttatatatatatatctgccagTATAGATTCAAAATCAGcacctaaatatatatttgatgtgTATGTTATGCAAATAAAATTATGAGTTATTGTTCTGAGTCTCTGATTCCTTAAAGTCAACAAAACTTTCACATGGAATATATGCGATGTGTGTAATAtgcgattaaaaaaaatatctttgcaAGTAACTTGTTTGTCTTATTTCTTTAGATAAACTGTGCTACTAGTGCGAATATAATGACTGGAAAGCCGACGCTTCTAGTTCACCAAACCTAGTTAATTAAGAAGCCAATATATTTGAACCGCTTGGTGTGTGAAGAACTCCTCTGAGACTCAACAGTACAACAGCGCTCAATGAAAGTGGTAGAATCCAGTATGTGGGTGAAGAGTCAGCACTGTAAACAGGgcagccgggtctggtacacgagaggtTAATGTTATCAGGATAGCCGAGTCTGGTGCACGAGAGGTTAACGTAATCAGGATAgccaggtctggtacacgagaggtTAACGTAAtcaggatagccgggtctggtacacgagaggtTAACGTAAtcaggatagccgggtctggtacacgagaggtTAACGTAATCAGGACAGCCAGGTCTGGTAGACGAGAGGTTAACGTTATCAGGATAGCCAGATCCGGTACATGAGGGGTTAACCGAGGATAAGC contains:
- the LOC128484183 gene encoding taste receptor type 2 member 40-like, whose protein sequence is MVFQAAIFLTTMLGIEISIGIALNTFILITSLGLWLKHRNLKTIDLILVCLGMARFLLLISGAVGVSSVLVIHWLYRLNGFLKIFLAFADFANFCSLWFGTLLCVFYCVKITNYNHRLFVQLKMSISRMIPRLLLVSVAFSFVSALPFGLYVYEMPFYNSTNITGDANERQDILVVNYVKGSLFYLAGAAVPLTIFCTTMYVLIRSLKSHLDHMNTMNAGFRNPRLNAHINAIKSMLCFLFFYLISFINCATSANIMTGKPTLLVHQT